CTGGCCCTCGCCGGCACCAACCTGCTGGGCACGTCGCACCGGCAGGCTCCCGTCCGGAACCTCGTCGGCAGCATCCGCGAAGGGCTTTCGGACCTCTTCAATGCCCCTGACGGCTATGAGGTCGTGCTGGGCGTCGGTGGATCCACCGCTTTCTGGGACGTGGCGTCCTTCGGCCTCGTGGAGAACAAGGCCCAGCACCTCTCCTTCGGTGAATTCGGCTCCAAGTTCGCCGCCGCCACCAACAAGGCTCCCTTCCTTGCCGCTTCCTCCATCATTAAGGCCGAGCCGGGGACACGTCCGGAGCCGGTGGCTGAAGCAGGAGTGGACGTCTATGCCTGGCCCCAGAACGAAACATCCACCGGCGTCGCCGCACCAGTGCGCCGGGTGGCCGGGGCCGACGACGGCGCCCTGGTCCTGATCGACGCAACCTCCGCCGCCGGTGGCCTGCAGGTGGACCTCGCGGAATCCGATGTGTACTACTTCGCGCCCCAGAAGAACTTTGCCTCCGACGGCGGCCTGTGGCTGGGCATGTTCTCCCCCGCCGCACTGGAACGTGCAGCACGGATCAATTCCTCGGACCGGTGGATTCCGGACTTCCTGAACCTGCAAACGGCCATCGACAACTCGAAGCTGAACCAGACCTACAACACGCCGTCGCTCTCCACGCTGGTGACGCTCAATGCGCAGGTTCAGTGGCTCAACGCCAGCGGCGGGCTCAAATTCGCGGCGGAACGCACGGCGGATTCGGCCGGCCGGGTTTACTCCTGGGCCGAGGCATCCCCCGTGGCGGCGCCGTTTGTGTCCCGTCCACAGGACCGGTCAAACGTCATCACCACCATTGATTTTGACGACAGCATCGATGCCGCCGCTGTGGCAAAGACCCTGCGCGCCAACGGCGTCGTGGATGTGGAGCCGTACCGCAAGCTCGGCCGCAACCAGCTGCGTATCGCCACTTTCGTGGCCATCGAGCCCGACGACGTCAGCGCACTGCTGCGGTGCATCGACTTCGTGATCGAGCACAGCCGGTAGTACCGGGACACACCTGCGGAGCAGGATCGGGGCCTTACACCGGGTCCGGGTCCTGCTCCGTTTCTGTTGTGGTCATATGCAGGCGCCGGGGAAGGGTCCGGTCATAGTGGATCCGCAGGTGGTGTGCGCGCCAGGCCCAGACAAAACCGACGACTGCGGTGATGAGTCCCGAGGCCGCGGCGACCCCCAGGCTCCAGCGCGGGCCGAAGCTGTTGGACACCCACCCCACCAGCGGAGCACCGAGAGGCGTGCCGCCCATGAAGATGGCGAAGTAAAGGGCCATCACCCGTCCGCGCATTACGGGTGCGGTGGTGGTTTGGACGTAGGCGTTGGCACTGGTCATCAGCGTGAGCGCAAACAGCCCCACCGGGATGAGGGACACGGCGAACCACACCAAAGTGGGCGCTGAGGCTGCAACCAGGCAGGCTGCGCCAAAAGCGCCGGCTGCGCCGAAGACAAAGCGCAGCCGGGGCTTGTCCCGCCGTGCCGAGAGCAGTGCCCCGCAGACCGATCCGATGGCCATCACCGAATTCAGGATTCCGAAGACTCCGGCATCCTGGCCGAACTCCGTGCGGGCCATGGCTGCAATGAACACCGCGAAGTTCAGCCCGAAGGTACCCACAATAAAGACGGCCAGGAGCACCATCATCAGGTCGGGTCGAAGCCTCACGTACCGCAGGCCTGCCCTGATGCGGCCCTTGCCCGGACCCGCTTTGGGCAGCACGCGCAGTTCGCTGCTGCGCATCTTGAGCAGGGCCAGAACCATTGCGGCGAAGGTGAGCGTGTTGATGAGGAAGACCCAGCCCGGGCCCACAGCCACCGTCAGCAGCCCGGCCCCGGCCGGACCAACCATGCGTGCAGCGTTAAAGGATGCACTGTTCAGTGCGACGGCGTTGGGCAGGTCGGCTTCGCCCACAACCTCCGAAACAAAACTCTGACGGGCGGGCGCGTCGACGGCGGACACCACACCCAGTGCCAGCGCAAAGGCGTACACGTGCCACAGCGCCGCTTCGCCCGACAGCACCAGCACACCCAGGCCAAGGCCCAGCAGAGCCATTGCCACTTGGGTGAAAAGCAGTACCTTTCGCCG
This genomic interval from Arthrobacter citreus contains the following:
- a CDS encoding MFS transporter is translated as MFRSLRLFNYRIWFLGALVSNIGTWMQRTAQDWLVYDILTHQDAAAMGIVMALQLGPQLLLAPWAGLIADTYNRRKVLLFTQVAMALLGLGLGVLVLSGEAALWHVYAFALALGVVSAVDAPARQSFVSEVVGEADLPNAVALNSASFNAARMVGPAGAGLLTVAVGPGWVFLINTLTFAAMVLALLKMRSSELRVLPKAGPGKGRIRAGLRYVRLRPDLMMVLLAVFIVGTFGLNFAVFIAAMARTEFGQDAGVFGILNSVMAIGSVCGALLSARRDKPRLRFVFGAAGAFGAACLVAASAPTLVWFAVSLIPVGLFALTLMTSANAYVQTTTAPVMRGRVMALYFAIFMGGTPLGAPLVGWVSNSFGPRWSLGVAAASGLITAVVGFVWAWRAHHLRIHYDRTLPRRLHMTTTETEQDPDPV
- the serC gene encoding phosphoserine transaminase, translated to MGETAALKIPAELLPLDGRFGAGPSKVRPEQMEALALAGTNLLGTSHRQAPVRNLVGSIREGLSDLFNAPDGYEVVLGVGGSTAFWDVASFGLVENKAQHLSFGEFGSKFAAATNKAPFLAASSIIKAEPGTRPEPVAEAGVDVYAWPQNETSTGVAAPVRRVAGADDGALVLIDATSAAGGLQVDLAESDVYYFAPQKNFASDGGLWLGMFSPAALERAARINSSDRWIPDFLNLQTAIDNSKLNQTYNTPSLSTLVTLNAQVQWLNASGGLKFAAERTADSAGRVYSWAEASPVAAPFVSRPQDRSNVITTIDFDDSIDAAAVAKTLRANGVVDVEPYRKLGRNQLRIATFVAIEPDDVSALLRCIDFVIEHSR